The segment GACGCCGTGCTCGACGCCGCGGTCGAAGAGGATCTGCATCCCCACACAGATTCCCAGGACCGGACGCGAGCCGGCGAGCCGCCGCCCGATCACACGGTCCCCGCCCACCGCGCGCAGGCCCCGCGCGCACGCGGCGAACGCGCCCACGCCGGGGACGACGAGCCCGTCGGCCTCGACCGCCGCCGTCGGGTCGGCGGTGACCTCGACGCTGGCGCCAGCGCGCTCCAGGGCGCGCTCGGCGGAGCGCAGGTTCCCCGACCCGTAGTCGAGGATGACGACCGAGACACTCACTGGCGCTCTCCTGCCCTTCGCGTCGTGCGGCGCGGGCACGGCCGCCGCTCAAACATAGCCGAGCCGCGTCGCCCCGGCCACGACGGCGATCACCGCGGCCACGGCCAGCAGACCGCCGAGGATCCGGTTGACCTTCCACAACGCGATCGTTCCGCCGACGAGGAACCCCGCGACGGCGAGCAGCAGCACGCCCCACAGTTCCGGCATTACAGAACGCCCTTGGTGGAGGGGATGCCCTGGGCCCGCGGGTCGGGCTCGCATGCGGCGCGCAGCGCCCGGGCGAACGCCTTGAACTGGGCCTCGACGATGTGGTGGGCGTTACGTCCGTAGGGGACGTGGACGTGCAATCCGATACGCGCCTGGGCGACGAAGGACTCGAACACGTGTCGGGTCATGGTGGTGTCGTAGTCCCGACCGATCGTCGGGGCCATGTCCGGTTCGGTGTGCACCAGGTAGGGGCGCCCGGAGACGTCCACCGTGACCTCTGCCAGCGCCTCGTCGAGGGGCACCTTGGCGTCGGCGAACCGGCGGATCCCGGACCGGTCGCCCAGCGCCTCCCGGAACGCCTCCCCCAGCGCGAGGGCCGTGTCCTCGATCGTGTGGTGGGAGTCGATGTGGAGGTCGCCCTCGGTGCGAACCGTGACGTCGAACAGCCCGTGCTTGGCCAGCTGGTCGAGCATGTGGTCGAAGAATCCGACGCCGGTGTGCACGTCGGCGACACCCGTGCCGTCCAGGTCCACGACGACCTTGACCGAGGTTTCCTTGGTGGCGCGTTCGACGCGGCCGATGCGACTCATGGTTCTCCTGGTTGAGGTGGACCCGTCCCGACTCAGGAACGTGTCACCTGGGTCAACGCCTCCTTGAAGGCGGTCATTTCCTGCGGTGTTCCCACCGTGACGCGCAGCCAGCCCCGTGGGCCGACCTCACGTACGAGCACGCCCCGCTTCAGGAGCGCCTCCCACACGGCGGTGCGGTCGTCGAAGACCCCGAACATGATGAAGTTCGCGTCGGAGTCGGCGACCGCGAAGCGCCGCTCCCGCAGCCAGGCGACCAACGCGTCGCGCTCGCCGCGCAACCGGTCGACACCTGACAGCAGCTCCTCGCGGTAGGCGAGCGCGGTGGTCGCGACGGCCTGGGTGATGGCCGACAGATGGTAGGGCAGACGGACCAACTGCAGCGCCTCGACGATGGCCGGCGAGGCGGCGAGGTAGCCGACCCTGGCGCCGGCCAGGGCGAACGCCTTGGACATGGTGCGCGAGACGATGAGACGCGGGTGGCGGGGCAGCAGCGACAACGCGCTGGGCGTCCCCTCGCGCCGGAACTCGGCGTAGGCCTCGTCCACGACGACGATGCCGGGCGCCGCGCTCGCGATCG is part of the Spiractinospora alimapuensis genome and harbors:
- the hisB gene encoding imidazoleglycerol-phosphate dehydratase HisB, coding for MSRIGRVERATKETSVKVVVDLDGTGVADVHTGVGFFDHMLDQLAKHGLFDVTVRTEGDLHIDSHHTIEDTALALGEAFREALGDRSGIRRFADAKVPLDEALAEVTVDVSGRPYLVHTEPDMAPTIGRDYDTTMTRHVFESFVAQARIGLHVHVPYGRNAHHIVEAQFKAFARALRAACEPDPRAQGIPSTKGVL
- a CDS encoding histidinol-phosphate transaminase; amino-acid sequence: MSDLSHLPIRDDLRGTSPYGAPQLAVPVALNTNENPYAPSPELAAAIGRAVTDAATGLNRYPDRDAVVLRTALADYLGHGLGHESVWAANGSNEVLLQILQVFGGAGRKAAGFEPSYSMHPVLTRVTGTEWMSLPRESDFSIDVDAARVAVAVHQPTVVFITSPNNPTGTAVPLETVEAIASAAPGIVVVDEAYAEFRREGTPSALSLLPRHPRLIVSRTMSKAFALAGARVGYLAASPAIVEALQLVRLPYHLSAITQAVATTALAYREELLSGVDRLRGERDALVAWLRERRFAVADSDANFIMFGVFDDRTAVWEALLKRGVLVREVGPRGWLRVTVGTPQEMTAFKEALTQVTRS